The DNA segment TGTGAAAGTGGATGAACCCATCAAGTTACATGTGAAATGGGGCACCAGCGCAAACCAGCAATGCAAAGCCAGTCTCAACCTCAGGCAAGCAGCGGCCTCTGTTCAATCCGTCACGGCCCCCTGTGTTTAAGGACAACAATAATGAAGAAGAATGCCGGAAAAATATTGGGAATGGTGCTGATGATTACAGGCGCCTGCATCGCCCCGGGTTATGCGAGCACGGCCATTTGTGAACCCACCAATGGTGGTGCGACCTCTTATGAAAACATGATCTTGCACGATTTACGCGACGACGAAAATTCGAGGGGCAATAGTTTCGAGGAGGCACTCAACAGCAGCCAGCAAAATTATCGTATCACCTGCAACTGCTCAGATACCGATGCGGCGAGTACTAATGGAGTGTTAATTATGTACAGTCTGCAAACGTCGTTACCCCTCGGACACACGACAGATTACTATAAAATTAATGATCATCTGGATGTCATGACCCAAATTGCTATTCCGAAAAATGACTATGTTACCGTCCCTACCAGAAAAGCAGTCAGTGATGGAACACACCACTGGGATAAAGAAAATACCGGTATCTGTCAGCAACAAACTTCGCAAGATAACCTGAACACTGGCTCACAGGGGAAAGTGACATTTTATATCACTACACCTTTCGTCGGGGAAATTACGATCCCACGCACGGAAATTGCCCGCATTTACACCTCTTCTGCCACGGTAACTACCACTGCTCCCCCGTTGGGCTCACCCGTAGCCATTGTTTATCTCAGTGGTACTATGACAGTACCGCAAAGTTGTGAAATCAATCAGGGAGAAACTATCTCAGTTAATTTCGGAACCATTGAGGCAAGTAAATTCACTAAAAAAAACAATCCTCCAGAAGGCTATCGGCCCGTAACGTTCAATATCCTTTATGACTGTACGGAAAATGGCCTGCCGGTCATTCCTCTCAATAATAAAATCATGATGATCCTCGATGGCCAGGACGTTGAGAATCAGTACTATCTGGTAGCCCGGCGTCGTCAGTCCGACAATAAAGCAGATATAGGGATCGTCGTAGAAGATGCCGGTGGGACTTACGTGCCATTTGCACAAGGTGTTTTGCCAATGAATCAGAACGGACTGGGGAAAATTACGCTGACCGCCTTTCCGATAAATTTGGTCGGCAGCGAACTGGATACCGGTGATTTTGACGCCACTGCAACGCTCAAAGTCGATATCCGCTGATGTCATAATGATACAAAGGCCGCGCAATAACTTCCTGCTGCGGCCTCAATCCTAATTCACAATTTCAATACTGATAAGCCTGCTGTCCGCCCGTCCGCGATCGTCCACGGCGCGGATGCGGTACTGGCCGTTGTTGATCGGCCGCCAGTCGATGGCCGATTTACTGGCGGAACTGCCGAGGTAAATATCATCGACAAACCAGTACACCGTTTTGCTGTCGGCATCGGTGACCGCGTTAAAAGCGATACGGTCGCGCCCCTGCTGGGATTGTCGCAGCGTATACGTGGTGTTTTTCAGCGGCGACGTAATGCGCGGCGGATTGCCGCTGACGTCGACGCCGTTATCTTTGCAGCTGTTCACCGGCGGTTTACGCTTAGGCAATCCTGCCTGCGCGAAGACGTTCGCCAAATCTGATGGCCAGAACTCGAACACTTCGATGCGGGTCTCGTCTTCATCAAAAGGCGGACAGGCCACGTCACCGGTCAGTTTATCCAGCCGCACCGGGCGATAAACGGTATCGACTTTGATCGGCGATTTGCCGGGAATGAACCAGGTTTTGCCTTTTTGTTGACACCATGGCGTCGGTAAGTCACCGCTGGCGAGGCAAATATCCACCCGTTTTAGCTGTTTCGGGAACGGGCGAATAGGTTCCTGCAAATCCGGATAGCTGGCACTGATGCTGTCTATAATGTTGAAAAACAGCGGGGCGGCGGCTTCAGCACCGACAAACACGTTGTTGCCTTTGCTATCGAAATTTCCCTCCCATACCACCAGTACGTAGGGCCCGAAAATCCCGACGCTCCACGCATCGCGAAATCCCCAGGACGTGCCGGTTTTCCAGTAGACCGGCAGAGAAGACGGCTGTTGCGCCAGCGTATCGCCGGGGCGGCGGTGCTGACGCAGCATATCCAGCGTCATAAAACTGGCTTCTTCGCTTAACAGCCGGACCGGCGTGGTCGGAGTCGAATCACTTTTTTGCATCCGCAGCGGTTGCAGCACGCCCCGGTTGGCGAGCAGGGCATAGAGTTTTGCCAGTTCCTGCATCGTCACTTCGCCACCGCCCAGCACCAGCGACAAGCCATAGTGATTTTCGCTGGACATGTTAGCGACGCCGGAAAGCCGCAGGAACTGATAGAACGACGGCTGACGCAGCTGCGACGCGACATACACGGCGGGAATATTACGGCTGAAGTTCAGGGCATCGGTCGCGGTGACCGGTCCGAGAAAGCGCCGGTCGAAGTTCTCCGGCGCGTAAGCCCCAAACGCCGATGGCACATCTTTCAGGATGGTCATCG comes from the Enterobacteriaceae bacterium Kacie_13 genome and includes:
- a CDS encoding fimbrial protein; amino-acid sequence: MCEPTNGGATSYENMILHDLRDDENSRGNSFEEALNSSQQNYRITCNCSDTDAASTNGVLIMYSLQTSLPLGHTTDYYKINDHLDVMTQIAIPKNDYVTVPTRKAVSDGTHHWDKENTGICQQQTSQDNLNTGSQGKVTFYITTPFVGEITIPRTEIARIYTSSATVTTTAPPLGSPVAIVYLSGTMTVPQSCEINQGETISVNFGTIEASKFTKKNNPPEGYRPVTFNILYDCTENGLPVIPLNNKIMMILDGQDVENQYYLVARRRQSDNKADIGIVVEDAGGTYVPFAQGVLPMNQNGLGKITLTAFPINLVGSELDTGDFDATATLKVDIR
- the pbpC gene encoding penicillin-binding protein 1C, whose protein sequence is MTFPAFSKAAKRLLQNIAMGVFLLALIVLAFRLWPHPPLSQGQPFSSVYYDRQGMLMRITLANDDRYRLWTPLEQVSPLAVDGLLLHEDRWFYVNPGFNPFSLMRGFWRSYVAGGKMQGGSTITMQLARMHWHLNTRTPSGKIMQVLRAVQLELSYSKHDILEAYLNYAPYGRNIESIGAASLIYFDKVPKDLTLPEALTLAVLPQSPSFRIDAKTGVLGMALTQARNRLFLRWQAQYTTDSSQLSLFKLPLALRQPERMPYIAPHFIEQLRQQNQQLIQTNNRVDTTLDAGLQRLVERQVNAFITRNQSRGIRNAAVLLVDTRDMGVRALMGSADYYNRSIQGQVNGTNAKRSPGSALKPFIYALGMEQGVLHPMTILKDVPSAFGAYAPENFDRRFLGPVTATDALNFSRNIPAVYVASQLRQPSFYQFLRLSGVANMSSENHYGLSLVLGGGEVTMQELAKLYALLANRGVLQPLRMQKSDSTPTTPVRLLSEEASFMTLDMLRQHRRPGDTLAQQPSSLPVYWKTGTSWGFRDAWSVGIFGPYVLVVWEGNFDSKGNNVFVGAEAAAPLFFNIIDSISASYPDLQEPIRPFPKQLKRVDICLASGDLPTPWCQQKGKTWFIPGKSPIKVDTVYRPVRLDKLTGDVACPPFDEDETRIEVFEFWPSDLANVFAQAGLPKRKPPVNSCKDNGVDVSGNPPRITSPLKNTTYTLRQSQQGRDRIAFNAVTDADSKTVYWFVDDIYLGSSASKSAIDWRPINNGQYRIRAVDDRGRADSRLISIEIVN